From a single Candidatus Brocadiaceae bacterium genomic region:
- a CDS encoding D-aminoacylase: MLDLLIEDAAIYDGTGSPWYRASVGIRGDRIACIGGPKAKARKTLRAAGLALCPGFVDVHTHADGIVGQPAAANFLQQGITTVVSGNCGGSALPVAARLREIEAAGPAINYATLVGHGTVRENAMGMAGRRPTRKELLAMCRLVEQAMADGALGMSTGLFYVPGSYAELDELVEVSKVVAAAGGVYASHKRSAGGQVFEAVAEAAEIGRRARLPVEISHLKVLHRRGRTRPDRMDRVIEAIESRRRDGVDITFDIHPYGATNTGLAAVAIPPWVSQDGKLKERLQDAAFRRRIRDEVAGKIAWIGGPGKVVLCTFEPDRSLEGKTLAQVAKARGRSAADTAMDLVVEGDPSAMFHALRPADVRKVVAHELSMIATDGHVVGDDEPVAHPRNFGTFPRILREYVRERKLLSLPEAVRKMTSLPARKFGIRDRGLIAVGAKADLVMFDPETIADRTTYEDPHQPADGLRTVIVNGHVALRDGRIARTRAGQVVRGVSCR, encoded by the coding sequence ATGCTCGACCTGCTGATTGAAGACGCGGCCATTTATGACGGCACCGGCAGTCCGTGGTACCGGGCATCGGTCGGGATCCGGGGCGATCGCATCGCGTGCATCGGCGGGCCGAAGGCGAAGGCCCGGAAGACGTTGCGCGCGGCCGGCCTGGCGCTCTGCCCCGGCTTCGTGGACGTACACACCCACGCGGACGGCATCGTGGGTCAACCGGCGGCAGCCAACTTCCTGCAGCAAGGCATCACGACGGTCGTCTCGGGCAATTGCGGCGGGTCGGCCCTGCCGGTCGCCGCACGGCTCCGGGAGATCGAGGCCGCCGGGCCGGCCATCAACTACGCCACGCTTGTGGGCCATGGAACCGTCCGTGAAAACGCGATGGGCATGGCGGGCCGCCGGCCGACGCGCAAGGAACTCCTCGCCATGTGCCGGCTCGTCGAGCAGGCGATGGCCGACGGCGCGCTCGGCATGTCCACCGGGTTGTTCTACGTGCCGGGGTCCTACGCGGAGCTGGACGAACTGGTGGAGGTCTCGAAGGTGGTCGCCGCCGCCGGAGGCGTCTACGCCAGCCACAAGCGCAGCGCCGGCGGCCAGGTGTTCGAGGCCGTCGCCGAGGCCGCCGAGATCGGCCGGCGGGCGCGCCTGCCCGTGGAGATATCCCACCTGAAGGTCCTCCACCGCCGCGGCCGCACCCGGCCGGACCGCATGGACCGCGTCATCGAGGCCATCGAGAGCCGCCGGCGCGACGGCGTGGACATCACGTTCGACATCCATCCCTACGGGGCGACGAACACCGGGCTGGCGGCCGTCGCGATCCCGCCGTGGGTCTCGCAGGACGGCAAGCTGAAGGAGCGCCTCCAGGATGCCGCCTTCCGGCGCAGGATCCGCGACGAGGTGGCCGGCAAGATCGCCTGGATCGGCGGCCCCGGCAAGGTCGTCCTCTGCACGTTTGAGCCCGACCGTTCGCTGGAGGGCAAGACGCTGGCCCAGGTCGCGAAGGCCCGCGGGCGGAGCGCTGCCGATACGGCCATGGACCTGGTTGTCGAGGGCGATCCGTCGGCCATGTTCCACGCACTGCGCCCGGCGGACGTCCGGAAGGTCGTTGCGCACGAGCTCTCGATGATCGCCACCGACGGGCACGTCGTCGGGGACGACGAACCGGTGGCGCACCCGCGCAACTTCGGCACGTTTCCTCGGATCCTGCGGGAGTACGTGCGGGAGCGGAAGCTGCTCAGCCTGCCGGAGGCGGTGCGGAAGATGACCTCGCTGCCGGCCCGCAAGTTCGGCATCCGGGATCGGGGCTTGATCGCCGTGGGCGCGAAGGCCGACCTCGTGATGTTCGACCCCGAGACGATCGCCGACCGGACGACCTACGAGGACCCGCATCAACCGGCCGACGGGCTGCGGACGGTCATCGTCAACGGGCACGTGGCCCTGCGGGACGGGCGCATCGCGCGGACGCGCGCGGGCCAGGTGGTGCGGGGCGTCAGTTGCCGCTGA
- a CDS encoding creatininase family protein — translation MADAAPYYYDKLTWPEMKRAVAQRRVIVLPVGSTEQHGPHLPLDVDNYLCQCVCEGAARLAPDETLLMPPLSYGFNWHHIDFPGTIGIAWDNYVRFLLDIVRSVAHHGFRKVLIVNGHGSNRPLIEVAARQATMDNEVICAAFSYFELTAKTLAEVRESPRGWVAHADEIETSMYLYLRPEGVRRQLAAPENNMLPSEFWWQDVQDGGRIGMMEWWSTFSSTGVLGDPTLGSAEKGEVLYRAAAEELAKLIREFRERPIRPREDHH, via the coding sequence ATGGCGGACGCCGCCCCGTACTATTACGACAAGCTGACCTGGCCCGAGATGAAGCGGGCCGTCGCGCAGCGGCGCGTGATCGTGCTCCCCGTCGGGTCGACGGAGCAGCACGGCCCCCACCTGCCGCTGGACGTCGACAACTACCTCTGCCAGTGCGTCTGCGAAGGCGCGGCGCGCCTGGCACCCGACGAGACGCTGCTCATGCCGCCCCTGAGCTACGGGTTCAACTGGCACCACATCGACTTCCCGGGCACGATCGGCATTGCGTGGGACAATTACGTGCGCTTCCTGCTGGATATCGTGCGCAGCGTGGCGCATCACGGCTTCCGCAAGGTGCTGATCGTCAACGGCCACGGCTCCAACCGTCCGCTCATCGAAGTGGCCGCGCGCCAGGCGACGATGGACAACGAGGTCATCTGCGCCGCGTTCAGCTACTTCGAACTCACCGCGAAGACGCTGGCCGAGGTGCGCGAGTCGCCCCGCGGCTGGGTGGCGCACGCGGACGAGATCGAGACGTCCATGTACCTCTACCTGCGCCCGGAGGGTGTGCGCCGGCAACTGGCCGCGCCGGAGAACAACATGCTGCCGTCCGAGTTCTGGTGGCAGGACGTCCAGGACGGCGGCCGCATCGGCATGATGGAATGGTGGAGCACGTTCAGCTCCACGGGCGTGCTGGGCGATCCGACGCTGGGCTCGGCCGAGAAGGGCGAGGTGCTCTACCGGGCGGCCGCGGAGGAGCTGGCGAAGCTGATCCGGGAGTTCCGCGAACGTCCGATCCGCCCCCGCGAAGATCACCATTGA